In Odocoileus virginianus isolate 20LAN1187 ecotype Illinois chromosome 23, Ovbor_1.2, whole genome shotgun sequence, one DNA window encodes the following:
- the LPCAT3 gene encoding lysophospholipid acyltransferase 5, with protein MASAAEGDMEAELTRGLRWDFQDLSLNKLATSLGASEQALRLIISIFLGYPLALFYRRYLFYKDSYLIHLFHTFTGLSIAYYNFGTQLYHSLLCIVLQFLILRLMGRTVTAVLTTFCVQMAYLLAGYYSTATGTYDIKWTMPHCVLTLKLIGLAMDYYDGGKDQKSLSSEQQIYAIRGVPSLLEVAGFSYFYGAFLVGPQFSMNHYMKLVRGELTDVPGKIPNSTIPALRRLALGLVYLVGYTLLSPHITEDYLLSDDYQNGSFWFRCMYMLLWGKFVLYKYVTCWLVTEGVCILTGLGFNGFDEYGTAKWDACANMKVWLFETNPRFTGTIASFNINTNAWVARYFFKRLKFLGNKVLSQGLSLLFLALWHGLHSGYLVCFQMEFLIVIVERQAASLIRDSPALSRLASITVLQPLYYLVQQTIHWLFMGYSMTAFCLFTWDKWMKVYKSIYFLGHVFFLSLLFILPYVRKVMVPRKEKLKKME; from the exons GTTACCCCTTGGCTTTATTTTATCGGCGTTACCTTTTCTACAAGGACAGCTACCTCATCCACCTTTTCCACACTTTTACGGGCCTCTCAATCGCTTATTATAACTTTG GAACCCAGCTCTACCACTCCCTGCTCTGCATCGTGCTGCAGTTCCTCATCCTCCGGCTGATGGGCCGAACTGTCACCGCTGTGCTCACCACCTTTTGCGTCCAGATG GCCTACCTTCTGGCCGGATATTACAGCACAGCCACCGGCACCTATGACATCAAGTGGACGATGCCACACTGTGTCCTGACCTTGAAGCTGATCG GTCTGGCCATGGACTACTATGACGGAGGGAAGGATCAG AAATCCCTGTCCTCCGAGCAGCAGATATACGCCATACGGGGTGTCCCCTCCCTGCTGGAAGTCGCCGGCTTCTCCTACTTCTACGGAGCCTTCCTGGTGGGGCCCCAGTTCTCCATGAACCACTACATGAAGCTGGTGCGGGGAGAGCTGACCGACGTCCCAGGGAAGATACCAAACAG CACCATACCTGCTCTCCGGCGCCTGGCCCTGGGCCTGGTCTACCTAGTGGGCTACACCCTGCTTAGCCCCCACATCACCGAAGACTATCTCCTCAGCGACGACTACCAA AACGGCAGCTTCTGGTTCCGCTGCATGTACATGCTGCTCTGGGGCAAGTTCGTGCTGTACAAATATGTCACCTGTTGGCTGGTCACG GAAGGCGTGTGCATTCTGACGGGGCTGGGCTTCAATGGCTTCGATGAGTATGGGACAGCCAAGTGGGATGCCTGTGCCAACATGAAGGTGTGGCTCTTTGAAACCAACCCCCGCTTCACGGGCACCATTGCTTCTTTCAACATCAACACCAACGCCTGGGTGGCCCG CTACTTCTTCAAACGACTCAAGTTCCTGGGAAATAAGGTTCTGTCCCAGGGCCTCTCGCTGCTCTTCCTGGCGCTCTGGCATGGCCTCCACTCGGGATACCTGGTCTGCTTTCAGATGGAGTTCCTCATTGTGATCGTGGAGCGACAG GCTGCCAGCTTGATTCGAGACAGCCCAGCCCTGAGCAGGTTGGCCTCCATCACCGTCCTGCAGCCCCTCTACTATCTGGTGCAGCAGACCATCCACTGGCTCTTCATGGGTTACTCGATGACCGCTTTCTGCCTCTTCACTTGGGACAAGTGGATGAAG GTGTACAAGTCCATTTATTTCCTTGGCCACGTCTTCTTCTTGAGTCTACTATTCATATTGCCTTACGTCCGTAAAGTGATGGTGCCGAggaaagagaagttaaagaaaatgGAGTAA
- the EMG1 gene encoding ribosomal RNA small subunit methyltransferase NEP1 isoform X1 has protein sequence MAAPSGAFQSRERRAAEQKEDWDAVALKRPRLGAGSKIGGRRLIVVLEGASLETVKVGKTYELLNCDKHKSMLLKNGRDPGEVRPDIAHQSLLMLMDSPLNRAGLLQVYIHTQKNVLIEVNPQTRIPRTFDRFCGLMVQLLHKLSVRAADGPQKLLKLSVMCESWRPAVTPLSSWWGPLLMARWTWSTQRRWCPSATTRSLPPSPVQKSPLPLKKRGGFSDSRAQSPNTVQTLLPAPVLSRLLEDPPCTQTGVCGSPGCTPAICLFYKRCSCKPGCPLRVPKLGSI, from the exons ATGGCTGCGCCCAGTGGGGCATTCCAATCTCGTGAGCGCCGGGCTGCGGAGCAGAAAGAGGATTGGGATGCTGTGGCGCTGAAGCGGCCCCGACTTGGGGCGGGAAGCAAGATCGGGGGCCGTAGGCTCATTGTGGTGCTGGAAGGAGCCAGTCTGGAGACAGTCAAG GTGGGAAAGACATATGAGCTGCTCAACTGTGACAAGCACAAGTCCATGTTGTTGAAGAATGGCCGGGACCCTGGGGAAGTGAGGCCAGACATAGCCCACCAG AGTTTACTGATGCTGATGGACAGTCCCCTGAACCGGGCAGGCTTGCTCCAGGTTTACATCCACACGCAGAAGAATGTGCTGATTGAAGTGAACCCCCAGACTCGAATTCCCAGGACCTTTGACCGCTTTTGTGGCCTCATGG TTCAGCTTTTACACAAACTCAGCGTTCGAGCGGCTGATGGCCCCCAGAAGCTCTTGAAG TTGTCAGTGATGTGCGAGAGCTGGCGCCCAGCAGTGACCCCATTGTCTTCGTGGTGGGGGCCTTTGCTCATGGCAAG gtggacgtggagtacacaGAGAAGATGGTGTCCATCAGCAACTACCCGCTCTCTGCCGCCCTCACCTGTGCAAAAGTCACCACTGCCTTTGAAGAAGCGTGGGGGGTTCTCTGACAGCAGGGCCCAGTCCCCCAACACAGTGCAGACGTTGCTTCCTGCCCCTGTTCTCAGTCGACTGTTGGAAGACCCTCCCTGCACCCAGACTGGGGTCTGTGGAAGTCCAGGCTGTACGCCTGCtatctgtttattttataaacGTTGTTCTTGTAAACCTGGTTGTCCTCTGAGAGTTCCTAAACTCGGCAGCATCTGA
- the EMG1 gene encoding ribosomal RNA small subunit methyltransferase NEP1 isoform X3 has translation MAAPSGAFQSRERRAAEQKEDWDAVALKRPRLGAGSKIGGRRLIVVLEGASLETVKVGKTYELLNCDKHKSMLLKNGRDPGEVRPDIAHQSLLMLMDSPLNRAGLLQVYIHTQKNVLIEVNPQTRIPRTFDRFCGLMVVSDVRELAPSSDPIVFVVGAFAHGKVDVEYTEKMVSISNYPLSAALTCAKVTTAFEEAWGVL, from the exons ATGGCTGCGCCCAGTGGGGCATTCCAATCTCGTGAGCGCCGGGCTGCGGAGCAGAAAGAGGATTGGGATGCTGTGGCGCTGAAGCGGCCCCGACTTGGGGCGGGAAGCAAGATCGGGGGCCGTAGGCTCATTGTGGTGCTGGAAGGAGCCAGTCTGGAGACAGTCAAG GTGGGAAAGACATATGAGCTGCTCAACTGTGACAAGCACAAGTCCATGTTGTTGAAGAATGGCCGGGACCCTGGGGAAGTGAGGCCAGACATAGCCCACCAG AGTTTACTGATGCTGATGGACAGTCCCCTGAACCGGGCAGGCTTGCTCCAGGTTTACATCCACACGCAGAAGAATGTGCTGATTGAAGTGAACCCCCAGACTCGAATTCCCAGGACCTTTGACCGCTTTTGTGGCCTCATGG TTGTCAGTGATGTGCGAGAGCTGGCGCCCAGCAGTGACCCCATTGTCTTCGTGGTGGGGGCCTTTGCTCATGGCAAG gtggacgtggagtacacaGAGAAGATGGTGTCCATCAGCAACTACCCGCTCTCTGCCGCCCTCACCTGTGCAAAAGTCACCACTGCCTTTGAAGAAGCGTGGGGGGTTCTCTGA
- the EMG1 gene encoding ribosomal RNA small subunit methyltransferase NEP1 isoform X2, whose translation MAAPSGAFQSRERRAAEQKEDWDAVALKRPRLGAGSKIGGRRLIVVLEGASLETVKVGKTYELLNCDKHKSMLLKNGRDPGEVRPDIAHQSLLMLMDSPLNRAGLLQVYIHTQKNVLIEVNPQTRIPRTFDRFCGLMVQLLHKLSVRAADGPQKLLKVIKNPVSDHFPVGCMKIGTSFSVPVVSDVRELAPSSDPIVFVVGAFAHGKVDVEYTEKMVSISNYPLSAALTCAKVTTAFEEAWGVL comes from the exons ATGGCTGCGCCCAGTGGGGCATTCCAATCTCGTGAGCGCCGGGCTGCGGAGCAGAAAGAGGATTGGGATGCTGTGGCGCTGAAGCGGCCCCGACTTGGGGCGGGAAGCAAGATCGGGGGCCGTAGGCTCATTGTGGTGCTGGAAGGAGCCAGTCTGGAGACAGTCAAG GTGGGAAAGACATATGAGCTGCTCAACTGTGACAAGCACAAGTCCATGTTGTTGAAGAATGGCCGGGACCCTGGGGAAGTGAGGCCAGACATAGCCCACCAG AGTTTACTGATGCTGATGGACAGTCCCCTGAACCGGGCAGGCTTGCTCCAGGTTTACATCCACACGCAGAAGAATGTGCTGATTGAAGTGAACCCCCAGACTCGAATTCCCAGGACCTTTGACCGCTTTTGTGGCCTCATGG TTCAGCTTTTACACAAACTCAGCGTTCGAGCGGCTGATGGCCCCCAGAAGCTCTTGAAG gtgATTAAGAATCCAGTGTCAGACCACTTTCCAGTTGGGTGTATGAAAATTGGCACTTCTTTTTCTGTCCCAGTTGTCAGTGATGTGCGAGAGCTGGCGCCCAGCAGTGACCCCATTGTCTTCGTGGTGGGGGCCTTTGCTCATGGCAAG gtggacgtggagtacacaGAGAAGATGGTGTCCATCAGCAACTACCCGCTCTCTGCCGCCCTCACCTGTGCAAAAGTCACCACTGCCTTTGAAGAAGCGTGGGGGGTTCTCTGA